One genomic segment of Catalinimonas alkaloidigena includes these proteins:
- a CDS encoding ComEC/Rec2 family competence protein, translating into MKRNTWPLFFLSFLLFVSTARAQQMGEQLPPWQEGMLDIHHINTGRGDAAYFIFPDGTTLLVDAGDMNPFGERIGTPRNTRIHPDSTKSAPLWIVEYIRQFAPSNSAPVLDYAMITHFHDDHYGSLHQQSETSQKGDYKLTGITEVGEHIPIKMLLDRGYPDYAYPVPLKGEGVRQMMAFNPPFKQWYATFDNYQKFIEYQRKEEGMQAAQLKAGSNAQVVLKYLSDKYPEFEVRNIKSNGSIWTGQGNDTYEYFPDFSNTPVQERPGENPLSNALRISYGPFDYFTGGDMPGIADLGEPEWKDVETPVAKAVGPVDVVAFNHHGNRDCCNSTFISTLRPRVWIEQTWSSDHPGHEVLRRVTSRHIYPGERDLFATNILEANKQVIGPSLEKAYQSTEGHIVIRVAAGGKTYQVITLNDNNAEREVSGIFGPYSAAQPAHE; encoded by the coding sequence ATGAAACGAAACACCTGGCCTTTATTTTTTCTAAGCTTCTTACTTTTTGTTAGCACTGCCCGGGCCCAGCAGATGGGAGAACAACTTCCACCCTGGCAGGAAGGCATGCTGGATATCCACCATATCAATACCGGAAGAGGCGATGCCGCTTATTTTATCTTTCCCGATGGCACTACTCTGCTGGTAGATGCCGGTGACATGAATCCTTTTGGCGAGCGCATCGGTACGCCCCGCAATACCCGCATCCATCCCGACAGCACCAAAAGCGCTCCGCTCTGGATTGTAGAATACATCCGTCAGTTTGCCCCTTCTAACAGTGCGCCTGTGCTAGATTATGCCATGATCACCCACTTTCACGATGATCATTACGGAAGTCTTCACCAGCAATCTGAGACTTCACAAAAAGGAGATTACAAACTGACCGGCATCACTGAAGTCGGAGAGCATATTCCTATCAAAATGTTGCTGGACAGAGGCTATCCCGACTATGCCTATCCGGTTCCGCTCAAGGGAGAAGGGGTACGACAGATGATGGCCTTTAATCCGCCTTTCAAACAGTGGTATGCGACTTTTGACAACTACCAGAAGTTTATTGAATACCAGCGAAAAGAGGAAGGCATGCAGGCCGCTCAGCTTAAGGCAGGCAGTAATGCCCAAGTCGTGCTCAAATATCTGTCGGACAAATACCCGGAGTTTGAAGTGCGTAACATCAAGTCCAACGGCAGCATCTGGACCGGGCAAGGCAATGATACTTATGAATATTTTCCTGACTTCAGTAACACGCCGGTGCAGGAGCGTCCGGGAGAAAACCCGCTGAGCAATGCCCTCCGCATCTCATATGGACCTTTTGACTATTTTACCGGAGGTGATATGCCGGGCATCGCAGATCTGGGAGAGCCGGAATGGAAAGATGTGGAAACGCCTGTCGCCAAAGCCGTGGGGCCGGTAGATGTAGTGGCCTTTAACCATCATGGAAACCGTGATTGCTGCAATTCCACCTTTATCAGCACGCTTCGTCCTCGGGTGTGGATAGAACAGACCTGGTCGTCCGACCATCCTGGCCACGAAGTGCTCCGCCGAGTGACTTCCAGACATATTTATCCCGGCGAGCGTGACCTTTTTGCCACCAATATCCTGGAAGCCAACAAGCAGGTGATCGGTCCATCGCTGGAAAAGGCTTACCAAAGCACCGAAGGGCATATCGTCAT
- a CDS encoding family 43 glycosylhydrolase: protein MGNKALLYILPFWKFIQYNYSTHMIKAGTTYHIFLLVSFSFTVWMTQCTPSSQEEEEAVYLFSYFTGNGEDGLHLAWSENGLKWEALNDGLPYLQPLVGESTLMRDPCITQTPDGTFHMVWTTSWEGNTIGYAHSDDLINWSEQIAIPVMAHEDSVRNCWAPEINYIPEEEQFIIYWSSTITDKFPETANSTKDSTLRNHRIYYTLTSDFEDFSPTQLLYDPGFNAIDASIYPLEDRYLMFIKDESELPEAQKNISIAYADDITGPYEVADEPISGDYWAEGPTAAQIDGTWHLYFDKYRKGEFGLLVSHDLQKWEEKSEQLEMPEGIRHGTIFRVSRDVLQKLQEQEVAQSMLYRDISRKGRPYAKDPSVVKFQDRYYMYYSLPPDENGAENKSGWNIGIAVSDDLRHWKKLDEILPQADYENKGLCAPGALVHEGKVHLFYQTYGNAENDAICHAWSEDGIHFSRDESNPVFSPTGDWNVGRAIDADVFINEDTAYLYWATRDPAYEQQMVGVSVAALTDGFGRSSWKQISQEPLLKPELAWEINCIEASSVCKIKDTWYMFYAGAYNHEGQQIGLASSQDGIHWERMSEEPVLPKGAPNAWNATESGHPGVFIDEDGSKYLFYQGNPNKGYTYYLSAKRWEMKDGKLTFSEL from the coding sequence ATGGGAAATAAAGCCCTTCTTTATATATTACCTTTCTGGAAATTTATACAATACAACTACTCAACTCACATGATCAAAGCTGGTACTACTTATCATATATTCCTTCTTGTATCATTCTCTTTCACTGTATGGATGACGCAATGCACTCCGTCATCCCAGGAAGAAGAGGAAGCGGTATACCTCTTTTCTTACTTTACCGGCAATGGGGAAGACGGACTGCACCTTGCCTGGAGTGAAAATGGCCTTAAATGGGAAGCGCTGAATGACGGACTACCTTACTTACAACCTCTGGTGGGTGAAAGCACGCTAATGCGTGACCCCTGCATTACCCAAACGCCCGATGGCACTTTCCATATGGTCTGGACTACCTCCTGGGAAGGCAATACCATCGGCTACGCACATTCTGACGACCTGATAAACTGGTCGGAGCAGATCGCCATTCCGGTGATGGCTCACGAAGATAGCGTGCGCAACTGCTGGGCACCGGAAATCAATTATATCCCGGAAGAGGAGCAGTTCATCATCTACTGGTCGTCTACCATTACCGACAAATTTCCGGAAACCGCCAACAGTACCAAAGACAGTACGCTAAGAAACCACCGCATTTACTATACGCTTACCTCCGACTTTGAGGACTTCAGCCCTACCCAGTTGCTGTATGATCCCGGTTTCAACGCGATTGACGCCAGTATTTATCCGCTGGAGGATCGCTACCTGATGTTTATCAAAGACGAATCCGAATTGCCCGAAGCCCAAAAGAATATCAGTATTGCTTATGCCGATGACATCACCGGGCCTTATGAGGTAGCAGACGAGCCCATCAGCGGCGACTACTGGGCGGAAGGCCCCACGGCAGCGCAGATTGACGGAACCTGGCATCTGTACTTTGACAAATACCGCAAAGGTGAGTTTGGTCTGCTGGTATCGCACGATCTGCAAAAGTGGGAAGAAAAATCGGAACAGTTGGAAATGCCTGAAGGCATCCGCCATGGTACCATCTTCAGAGTTTCCAGAGATGTATTGCAAAAGCTACAGGAGCAGGAAGTAGCGCAGTCTATGCTCTATCGGGATATCTCCCGCAAAGGTCGTCCCTATGCCAAAGATCCATCCGTGGTGAAGTTTCAGGACCGCTATTATATGTATTACTCTCTTCCTCCTGACGAAAATGGCGCAGAAAACAAAAGCGGATGGAATATCGGCATTGCCGTATCCGACGACCTCAGGCATTGGAAAAAGCTGGATGAAATACTGCCGCAGGCCGACTACGAAAACAAAGGGCTGTGCGCCCCCGGAGCGCTGGTGCATGAGGGTAAGGTGCACCTTTTCTACCAGACCTATGGCAATGCTGAAAATGATGCCATCTGCCACGCCTGGTCGGAGGATGGTATTCACTTTAGCCGGGATGAAAGTAATCCCGTTTTCTCTCCCACGGGCGACTGGAACGTAGGCCGGGCGATAGACGCTGATGTATTCATCAATGAAGATACTGCTTATCTGTACTGGGCCACCCGCGACCCTGCTTACGAACAGCAGATGGTAGGCGTATCCGTAGCCGCCCTGACGGATGGCTTCGGGAGATCATCATGGAAGCAAATCAGTCAGGAGCCGCTGCTGAAGCCTGAGTTAGCCTGGGAGATAAACTGCATAGAAGCCTCTTCGGTCTGTAAAATAAAGGATACATGGTATATGTTTTATGCCGGAGCCTATAATCACGAAGGGCAGCAGATCGGGCTGGCGAGCAGCCAGGATGGCATCCACTGGGAGAGGATGAGTGAGGAGCCTGTCCTTCCTAAGGGAGCACCTAATGCCTGGAATGCTACCGAATCGGGCCATCCGGGCGTGTTTATAGATGAGGATGGCAGCAAATACCTGTTTTATCAGGGCAATCCCAATAAGGGTTACACTTATTATTTATCAGCCAAACGCTGGGAAATGAAAGATGGAAAACTTACTTTTTCAGAGCTGTAG
- a CDS encoding lipocalin-like domain-containing protein: MEDGRNSALSLCYRSLKNQTQVKDFIIISFLIILCFTSCKQKASSTQSDETDSINAAINMVNEKMSNEKFVGSWELKEWTAESNDEGIVFPFGEDAIGRITYDSNGNMAVQIMKNNRSKFLSDDPLQAQPDEVVVAYNGFIAYCGNYEVNLTTNQVVHQIKISSFPNWVGQNQIRYFEFNGDDLTLSTDLIGSNRHKLVWSKIDNE; this comes from the coding sequence ATGGAAGATGGCCGTAACTCTGCGCTATCCCTATGTTATAGGTCATTAAAAAACCAAACTCAAGTGAAAGATTTTATTATAATCTCATTTTTAATAATCTTATGTTTTACAAGTTGCAAACAAAAAGCATCATCAACTCAAAGTGATGAAACAGATTCAATCAATGCGGCGATAAATATGGTAAATGAGAAAATGTCAAATGAAAAATTTGTTGGTTCCTGGGAATTAAAGGAATGGACAGCCGAGTCAAACGATGAAGGTATAGTATTTCCCTTTGGCGAAGATGCAATAGGACGAATAACTTACGACAGCAATGGAAACATGGCAGTTCAGATAATGAAAAATAATAGATCTAAATTTCTTTCTGATGATCCCCTTCAAGCCCAGCCTGATGAGGTGGTTGTTGCTTATAATGGATTTATTGCTTATTGTGGAAATTATGAAGTAAATCTTACCACTAATCAAGTGGTTCATCAAATAAAAATAAGTTCTTTCCCAAATTGGGTTGGTCAAAATCAAATTAGATATTTTGAATTCAATGGGGATGACCTGACCTTAAGCACTGATCTAATAGGCTCAAATAGGCATAAATTGGTATGGAGTAAAATTGACAATGAATAA
- a CDS encoding alpha/beta hydrolase family protein, translating into MKKLKFFLKWILIPLLFFVVTSAIILLNPSFNGEIERISFHSNINLEGVLIKPSGNGPYPAILLLHGSGSTHQDYDKAYFKYHANAFLEKGFAVMIYSKRSSKDVDYKYFIYEDLLGDANAAISFLRKSKDIDSQNIGVMGLSESGWFTPQLVYQNPDIRFLINRVSSPLNVLQTIFHEIKSDALEEGFTNEEVENVILPMHERICRFYIDIHEAKISAKGLERDQINVELKRLNEHKHFGKWFNFSKLNDYDSLEYASQAKRLSYDPFPYFKKIQIPMLYVMAGKDKNIPTKIVVDTLRISKQLYGKDITIKVYPEASHYLYKYGLNDGPFEGWMYYDDYLNLMANWAQEKVNKND; encoded by the coding sequence ATGAAAAAGCTTAAGTTTTTCCTAAAGTGGATTTTGATTCCCTTGCTTTTTTTTGTTGTTACCAGTGCCATCATCTTATTAAACCCTAGTTTTAATGGAGAAATAGAAAGAATTAGTTTTCATTCCAATATTAATCTGGAAGGGGTTTTAATCAAACCCTCTGGCAACGGACCCTATCCAGCTATTCTATTATTGCATGGATCAGGAAGTACTCATCAGGATTACGATAAAGCCTATTTCAAATATCATGCAAATGCCTTTCTAGAAAAAGGTTTTGCGGTCATGATCTATTCCAAAAGAAGTTCGAAAGATGTGGACTATAAATATTTCATTTATGAAGATCTTTTGGGGGATGCTAATGCCGCGATTTCATTCCTAAGGAAAAGTAAGGATATAGACAGCCAAAATATCGGTGTAATGGGTTTAAGTGAGTCAGGCTGGTTTACACCTCAACTAGTTTATCAAAACCCCGACATTAGATTTCTAATAAATAGGGTGAGCTCTCCTCTAAATGTATTGCAAACGATTTTTCACGAGATTAAAAGTGATGCTTTGGAAGAAGGGTTTACAAATGAGGAAGTTGAGAATGTCATCCTCCCAATGCATGAACGCATTTGCCGATTTTATATTGATATTCATGAGGCTAAAATTTCAGCTAAAGGTTTAGAACGTGATCAAATTAATGTAGAACTCAAAAGGCTTAATGAGCACAAGCATTTTGGAAAATGGTTCAATTTCTCAAAACTGAATGATTATGACTCCTTAGAATATGCATCTCAAGCCAAGAGGCTCAGCTATGACCCTTTTCCATATTTCAAAAAAATTCAAATCCCTATGCTCTATGTGATGGCGGGGAAGGACAAGAACATTCCGACAAAAATAGTTGTGGACACGCTTCGAATATCAAAACAGTTATACGGGAAGGATATTACAATAAAAGTCTACCCTGAAGCAAGTCATTATCTATATAAATATGGGCTCAACGATGGCCCCTTTGAAGGCTGGATGTATTATGATGACTATTTAAATTTAATGGCAAATTGGGCTCAAGAAAAAGTCAACAAAAATGATTGA
- a CDS encoding ISAs1 family transposase gives MNWQKVFGSVPDFRINRRKKHNLVDILVIALCAIVSGADDFEEIEAYGKRKEVFLRGFLELPNGIPSHDTFNRVFKYMDKSAFGGCLYRWSKELLGFIKSSIVQINVDGKVLCGTAKSGFKKSGICILSAWVAEHHLILGQEKVDAKSNEKTAIPELLKSLDLEGSLVSSDAAGCQLKNADGSPCDLIIEKGGDYLIAIKKDHKHMYEQITDWMSKRKKHMCFDEWIDFGSGRIEKRVCYVETQLALLDDLSEWKHLKSIIMVEANREKGGKITYENRFYLSSLEVTAKEFNKLIRNHWSIENHLHWKLDVVFREDMSRTKTGNAAENMTTARKLALQLLNQVQDKESVKNRRKIAGWDDNYLLNILKNLTKN, from the coding sequence ATGAATTGGCAAAAGGTTTTTGGAAGCGTTCCTGATTTTAGGATAAATCGGCGCAAGAAGCATAATCTGGTAGATATTTTAGTCATAGCCTTATGTGCGATAGTAAGTGGAGCAGATGATTTTGAAGAGATAGAAGCCTATGGTAAACGAAAGGAGGTATTCTTGAGAGGATTTTTAGAGCTACCGAATGGTATTCCCTCTCATGACACTTTTAATCGCGTGTTCAAATATATGGACAAATCAGCTTTTGGAGGTTGCCTGTATCGTTGGTCTAAGGAGTTATTAGGGTTTATCAAAAGTAGTATTGTCCAAATCAACGTGGATGGTAAGGTGCTTTGCGGTACAGCAAAGTCAGGCTTTAAGAAGAGCGGCATTTGTATATTAAGTGCCTGGGTAGCCGAACACCACTTGATATTAGGTCAGGAAAAAGTAGATGCTAAAAGCAATGAAAAGACCGCTATTCCTGAATTGTTGAAGTCTTTGGATTTGGAAGGCTCCTTAGTGAGCAGTGATGCAGCCGGTTGCCAGCTCAAGAATGCAGACGGTTCGCCGTGCGATTTAATTATAGAGAAAGGAGGAGACTATTTGATAGCTATCAAGAAAGATCATAAGCATATGTATGAGCAGATTACAGACTGGATGAGTAAAAGAAAAAAGCATATGTGCTTTGATGAGTGGATAGATTTTGGTAGTGGCCGCATTGAGAAGAGAGTCTGTTATGTGGAAACCCAGCTTGCATTACTAGATGATTTATCAGAATGGAAACATTTAAAGTCAATCATAATGGTGGAAGCAAACCGGGAAAAGGGTGGAAAAATTACCTATGAAAACCGCTTCTATTTAAGCAGTTTAGAGGTTACTGCTAAAGAGTTTAATAAACTCATTAGAAATCATTGGAGCATTGAAAATCATCTGCATTGGAAACTTGATGTTGTATTCCGAGAAGATATGAGTAGAACTAAAACAGGCAATGCTGCTGAGAATATGACAACCGCTCGGAAGTTAGCTCTGCAACTGCTCAATCAAGTTCAAGATAAGGAAAGCGTGAAGAACAGAAGAAAGATAGCAGGTTGGGATGATAATTATCTGCTAAACATTCTTAAAAACTTGACTAAAAATTAA
- a CDS encoding lactoylglutathione lyase family protein, with protein MQNIKYPKSFSHIGITVPDINKAVNFYQDVMGWYIIMSPSKVKKERETAIGQMCIDVFGEDWEEFEIAHMSTSDGIGIELFSFPQGDKEAPEFNPFNTGLFHFCVQDPDIENLTKKIVECGGKQRMPIREYYPNDKPYKMVYVEDPFGIVFEIYTHSYELTYSSGAYQD; from the coding sequence ATGCAAAATATAAAATACCCGAAATCCTTTTCACACATCGGAATTACCGTTCCTGATATCAATAAAGCAGTAAACTTTTACCAAGATGTAATGGGGTGGTACATTATTATGTCACCTTCTAAAGTAAAAAAAGAAAGGGAAACAGCCATCGGACAGATGTGCATTGATGTGTTTGGAGAAGATTGGGAAGAATTTGAAATTGCTCATATGTCAACTTCTGACGGAATTGGGATAGAATTATTTTCCTTTCCGCAAGGAGATAAGGAGGCGCCGGAGTTTAACCCCTTTAATACCGGACTCTTTCATTTCTGTGTCCAGGATCCTGATATAGAAAACCTGACCAAAAAAATTGTTGAATGTGGAGGAAAGCAAAGAATGCCAATACGAGAGTATTACCCGAATGACAAACCTTACAAAATGGTTTATGTAGAAGACCCATTTGGAATCGTATTTGAAATTTATACGCACAGTTATGAATTGACATACTCTTCGGGAGCTTATCAGGATTAA
- a CDS encoding vanadium-dependent haloperoxidase — MQANYFAILLVFFLACDPSEEPSASQKKVEENNSFIIDLNALTYTIANEHDNFYSFIGVRALTMVHLAIHDALNVVQSRYETYAFHEKHPDADPLTAATEAVRNILLELYPQRSDTIKLVCDEWVSSVAASEEKARSISLGKKIADTYIRLREGDGHEKQGDYTPMTKPGDYQYTPGWNEWVLKPDFDYARPFALDTVTQFRSPPPPALTSEAYTQSYNEVKAYGMKNSTLRSEDQTHYAHWWAEFAEHGWNRIGRIVAKAEGLAIHETARMFALINMDIYDIYLASLESKYYYDTWRPLTAIQEAETDGNPNTEADPDWEPEMLTPPWPEYPSAHASVAAGGAEIVSEVLGSPEVSFTMESVSALPEGKTRTYTNLRQAADDCADSRIMNGYHFRFATEEGKRQGKAVAQHIIANYLRPVSE; from the coding sequence ATGCAAGCTAATTACTTTGCTATACTACTGGTGTTTTTCCTGGCATGCGACCCCTCGGAAGAGCCATCTGCCTCCCAAAAAAAGGTTGAGGAAAACAATAGCTTTATCATTGACCTCAATGCGCTTACGTATACCATTGCTAATGAACATGATAACTTTTACTCATTCATCGGAGTACGCGCCCTGACGATGGTACATTTGGCTATTCATGATGCGCTCAATGTGGTACAGTCACGCTACGAGACCTACGCCTTTCACGAAAAACACCCGGATGCTGACCCACTGACTGCTGCTACGGAAGCTGTCCGGAACATCCTGCTGGAACTGTATCCTCAACGCTCAGATACCATCAAGCTGGTCTGTGATGAGTGGGTTAGTTCTGTTGCGGCATCAGAAGAGAAAGCGCGAAGCATCAGTCTGGGTAAAAAAATCGCGGACACCTACATCCGGCTTCGTGAGGGAGACGGTCATGAGAAGCAGGGAGACTATACGCCAATGACTAAGCCTGGCGACTATCAATACACTCCCGGATGGAATGAATGGGTACTCAAGCCTGATTTTGATTATGCCCGCCCTTTTGCATTAGATACGGTGACGCAGTTCCGATCTCCTCCTCCTCCTGCTTTGACAAGCGAAGCATATACCCAATCGTACAATGAGGTAAAGGCCTACGGGATGAAAAATAGCACCCTACGGTCAGAAGATCAGACGCACTATGCCCATTGGTGGGCTGAATTCGCTGAGCATGGCTGGAACCGCATCGGAAGAATAGTGGCGAAAGCAGAGGGGCTTGCTATCCACGAAACCGCTCGCATGTTTGCCCTTATCAACATGGACATTTACGATATCTACCTGGCTTCTCTGGAAAGCAAATATTATTACGATACCTGGCGACCGCTCACCGCCATACAGGAGGCAGAAACGGACGGTAATCCGAATACAGAAGCTGATCCCGACTGGGAGCCTGAAATGCTGACGCCCCCCTGGCCGGAATATCCCTCAGCCCACGCCTCGGTGGCAGCGGGGGGTGCGGAAATAGTCAGCGAGGTACTGGGCAGTCCGGAGGTATCATTTACGATGGAGTCTGTTTCAGCGTTGCCAGAGGGAAAAACCCGTACTTATACCAACCTCAGGCAGGCAGCCGACGACTGTGCGGATTCCCGCATCATGAATGGCTATCATTTCCGTTTTGCTACCGAAGAAGGTAAACGGCAGGGAAAAGCAGTCGCCCAACATATTATTGCCAACTACCTGAGGCCGGTAAGTGAATAG
- a CDS encoding helix-turn-helix domain-containing protein, producing the protein MLNALDFIRNHPGFKQFTVDKLTFVTYDCPIEESPFDYWTPKNYFAFITKGGLRWKTPRQDYVVHQGDAVFIKKGAHRVYKILSGEFCALMIFLPDDFICTTLREEALNGCQNHPVEDTDTVIRLKVDPTLSDYFAGVLNYFAQSTAPSKSLLKVKFKELIINILTSSSNPALSSYFQSINMDKKHQLQNIMEENFVYNLSLEEYARLCGRSLASFKRDFEKVYHSSPGKWLKKKRLAYAKFLLETTELNVSEITLEAGFENTSHFIRNFKKKYHYPPLQFRKSVVEVA; encoded by the coding sequence ATGCTCAACGCGCTTGACTTTATCCGCAACCACCCCGGCTTTAAGCAGTTTACCGTTGACAAACTTACTTTCGTCACTTACGACTGCCCGATTGAAGAGTCTCCCTTTGACTACTGGACGCCTAAAAACTACTTTGCCTTTATTACCAAAGGAGGGCTACGGTGGAAGACGCCCAGGCAGGATTACGTAGTCCACCAGGGAGATGCAGTATTCATCAAAAAGGGGGCACACCGGGTCTACAAAATACTTAGCGGAGAGTTCTGCGCACTCATGATTTTTCTTCCGGACGATTTTATCTGTACTACCTTACGAGAAGAAGCCCTTAACGGCTGCCAAAATCATCCTGTGGAAGATACAGACACGGTGATCCGTTTAAAAGTTGACCCCACGCTTTCTGACTACTTTGCAGGTGTACTCAACTACTTCGCGCAGTCCACAGCTCCCTCCAAGAGCCTGCTGAAGGTAAAGTTCAAAGAGTTGATCATCAACATTTTGACCAGTAGCAGCAACCCGGCTTTATCCTCTTACTTCCAAAGCATTAATATGGATAAGAAGCATCAACTACAAAATATTATGGAAGAAAATTTTGTCTATAACCTTAGCCTGGAAGAATACGCCAGGCTATGCGGTAGGAGCCTTGCTTCTTTCAAACGTGATTTTGAAAAGGTTTACCATAGCAGTCCGGGCAAATGGCTGAAGAAAAAACGCCTTGCCTATGCTAAGTTTCTACTGGAAACCACTGAGCTTAATGTCAGTGAGATTACCCTGGAGGCCGGCTTTGAAAACACTTCTCATTTTATCAGGAATTTTAAGAAAAAGTACCACTATCCTCCGTTACAATTCAGAAAATCCGTGGTTGAAGTCGCCTGA
- a CDS encoding PhzF family phenazine biosynthesis protein yields the protein MHSPFALIEVFDDPARGFKGNTSTVVWLEKEIDEASMQSIAADFNQPATTFLWKSEEDEPSDFRVRWFAPDAEIGLCGHGSLAAIVYLSTQRSVEGTTVLHFPEGQLEGQMQEDGSASITLDGIPVLSEDEIPETLEAGLGIAINAYYSTPNKNIVLVESEAALRDMKPDFARLRELAAFGYAVTAPGDEVDFVSRTLVPHVQQLEDPATGSSHAVLAPFWGKKLDKKRMRAHQLSKRGGKFTCELLEDDNVRLSGKFSILAEGKLKTE from the coding sequence ATGCATAGTCCCTTTGCGCTGATAGAAGTTTTTGATGATCCTGCTCGTGGATTTAAAGGGAATACCTCCACTGTGGTATGGCTGGAAAAAGAAATAGATGAAGCCAGCATGCAGTCCATCGCGGCGGATTTCAACCAGCCTGCTACTACCTTTTTATGGAAGAGCGAGGAGGACGAGCCATCTGATTTTCGTGTCCGCTGGTTTGCCCCTGACGCTGAGATCGGTCTTTGCGGACATGGCTCACTGGCAGCTATCGTGTACCTGAGCACCCAGCGCTCAGTTGAAGGAACGACAGTGCTTCACTTTCCCGAAGGGCAGTTGGAAGGACAAATGCAGGAAGATGGCAGCGCCTCTATTACCCTGGATGGTATTCCGGTACTTTCGGAGGATGAGATTCCCGAAACCCTGGAGGCTGGATTGGGTATTGCCATCAATGCCTATTATTCTACCCCCAACAAAAACATCGTACTGGTAGAAAGCGAAGCAGCACTGCGAGATATGAAGCCTGATTTTGCCAGGCTGAGAGAACTGGCTGCTTTTGGTTATGCTGTAACCGCTCCGGGTGATGAGGTGGATTTTGTGAGCCGTACTTTGGTCCCTCATGTGCAACAGCTGGAAGATCCTGCTACCGGTTCCTCGCACGCGGTGCTGGCACCCTTCTGGGGTAAGAAGCTGGATAAAAAACGTATGAGAGCCCATCAATTGAGCAAACGGGGAGGTAAATTCACCTGTGAGCTGCTGGAAGATGATAATGTAAGGCTCAGTGGAAAATTTAGTATACTGGCAGAAGGGAAATTGAAGACTGAATGA
- a CDS encoding Dabb family protein, with the protein MEKLSTMQHHVFFWLKNPDSKEDLDSLISGLKSMQQIDSHQMLKVGVPAATPKREVVDHSYAVSLLVTFSSVEDHNAYQEDPIHKKFVEDCAHLWDKVQIYDSQDV; encoded by the coding sequence ATGGAAAAATTATCAACGATGCAGCATCATGTTTTCTTCTGGCTGAAGAACCCTGATTCCAAAGAAGATCTGGACAGTCTGATTAGCGGGCTGAAGTCAATGCAACAGATTGACTCACACCAGATGCTTAAAGTCGGTGTACCGGCGGCCACTCCAAAAAGAGAGGTGGTAGATCATTCATACGCAGTATCTCTACTCGTGACATTCAGCAGTGTAGAAGATCACAATGCTTATCAGGAAGACCCCATCCATAAGAAATTTGTAGAAGATTGCGCGCATCTGTGGGATAAGGTGCAGATCTATGACTCACAGGATGTGTAA
- a CDS encoding AAA family ATPase → MKRLLNHELTHMYQQREGIPAALVDSLQKDSFTFRPSLVVMTGGSVFQKKAAAGMLARSLGKQLYSVDLSAVSSKYLGETEKNLDKIFHSTSSSGWLLFFDEADALFGKRTAVRDSHDRFANQETSYLLSRIERHTGIVILSTNVHSLLFEGESRVRKFILKFPPFA, encoded by the coding sequence ATGAAAAGACTTTTAAATCATGAGCTTACCCATATGTATCAGCAGAGAGAAGGAATACCTGCTGCTTTGGTAGACTCACTACAAAAAGATAGCTTCACATTCCGTCCTTCATTGGTGGTGATGACGGGCGGTTCAGTCTTCCAAAAGAAAGCCGCGGCAGGCATGCTTGCCAGGAGTCTGGGTAAACAGCTTTATAGTGTTGACTTATCTGCTGTTTCTTCAAAATACCTAGGAGAAACAGAGAAGAATCTTGATAAAATTTTTCACAGTACCTCCTCATCAGGCTGGCTTTTGTTTTTTGACGAAGCTGACGCCCTTTTTGGGAAAAGAACAGCGGTGAGAGATTCCCACGATCGCTTTGCCAATCAGGAGACCAGCTATTTGCTGAGTAGAATAGAGCGTCATACAGGAATTGTCATTCTGTCCACTAACGTACACTCTCTGCTCTTCGAGGGAGAGAGCAGGGTTAGGAAATTTATACTAAAGTTTCCTCCTTTTGCATAA